DNA sequence from the Thermococcus gammatolerans EJ3 genome:
TATCTCGAAGATGTTAGTCGGTTCCATAGCTCCAGTCGGGCAGACCTCAACACAGCGGTGGCACCTTATACATCTCGCCGCGTTGAAGGTGAGCCTCTTAACGCCGTGCTCCTTGTCCCACTCGAGGATTAGGGCATCGGGCGGGCAGGCGTTGACACAGGCTCCACAGCCTATGCACTTCTCGGGGTTGATGTGCGGGATTCCCCTGTACTCGGGTGGCTTCTCGATATCAATAAAAGGATAGGGGGTGGTGACAGGGGCCTTCTTGCTGAACTTCTCGACTTCGAAGCGGTTCCACTTCTTGAGCTTCTCGGTGTAGGAGAGGCTCTCGGCCATCAGAACACCCCCCTGTACTTGATTGAGAGCTCGTTGAACTCGGCCTCGGTCAGAACCTTCACCTTGCCCGTCTCGACGTCAACGAACTGAACCCTCTCTGTACAGGAGTAGCACGGGTCAATGCTCGCTATGATGAGCGGTGCGTCTGCGACGTGATAGCCCTTGAGCATCTCCGGCACAGCTGGCAGGTTGTTGTAGGTCGGAGCTCTAACCTTCCAGCGGTAGACCTTGTTCTTCTCGCCGGTCATGACGTAGTGGACGACCTCACCGCGGTGGGCCTCGGTGAATCCTAACGCCTCTTCATACTCGGGTAAATCGCCAATCGGAACCATTATGTCTCCGCCGGGCATCTGGTCGATGAGCTGTTCCACTATCCAGAGGCTCTCAAAGAGCTCGTCCATCCTGACGAGAACCCTGGCCAGAACATCGCCCTCCTTGTAAACCGGAACCTTGAAGTCGACCTCGTTGTAGGCCATCGCGGTCTTCGTCGCCTGGTCGAGCCTCGTGTCAATCCTCCTTCCGCTCGCGCGAGCGGTCGGTCCGAGGACGGAGTAGGCCTTGGCGACCTTGTAGGGCAGGATTCCGACTCCCTCGGCGCGCTTGATGAAGGTGTTGGTGTTCAGGGCGATGTCAAGGAACTTCTTGGTCTCCTCGCGTATCTGCTTGACGACCTTGAGAATCTCCTCCTTGCGGTAGT
Encoded proteins:
- a CDS encoding 4Fe-4S dicluster domain-containing protein — its product is MAESLSYTEKLKKWNRFEVEKFSKKAPVTTPYPFIDIEKPPEYRGIPHINPEKCIGCGACVNACPPDALILEWDKEHGVKRLTFNAARCIRCHRCVEVCPTGAMEPTNIFEIATDNKEDLVEVVEHKLAYCEECGEYLDFTERQIEYVKAILPKEIIDMYALEDRIGLTQEAKMRKTVEKLRETEGNAYPAFILVKKGGEE